One Nitrospinota bacterium genomic region harbors:
- a CDS encoding NDP-sugar synthase — MQVMVLAAGFGERLKPLTVRVAKPALPLFDETVLGRLVRALVGAGADRIVYNTHHLADQVSRAAEEACPPGVELIRSHEEKAQGTAGALREAAELFRDEPLLVVNGDVVHDVDLARLVALHHARRAQVTLVCRPDPEAEGYGPLGLDGEGWVRRFLGWRAPDADVASLRTVMFTGLQVVEPSVLGLIPPGFVSTTETLYPGLLKAGEPVFGVIHEGYWADIGTPARYVEAHCDILRGKVGPPPKSRWRPPTDVTVNLLEPIWVAEDVVVESRCVLGPNAVVGPGSWLGPGVVVERSVIMAGVVVGPKAILEGCIVAPQVRIPAGGIFIDRLITLGDGDEPEVTPIGPGGEAA; from the coding sequence ATGCAGGTCATGGTCCTGGCGGCGGGCTTCGGCGAGAGGCTCAAACCCCTTACGGTACGGGTCGCGAAGCCGGCCTTGCCTCTGTTCGACGAGACTGTGCTGGGCCGGCTGGTGAGGGCCCTGGTGGGAGCCGGCGCCGACCGAATCGTCTACAATACCCATCATCTGGCCGACCAGGTGTCGCGGGCCGCCGAGGAGGCCTGCCCGCCGGGTGTCGAGTTGATCCGCTCCCACGAGGAGAAGGCCCAGGGCACCGCAGGGGCCTTGCGTGAGGCAGCGGAACTCTTCCGGGACGAACCTTTGCTCGTGGTCAACGGCGACGTGGTCCACGACGTCGATCTGGCCCGTCTCGTGGCCCTCCACCATGCCCGCCGAGCCCAGGTCACCCTTGTGTGCCGGCCCGATCCCGAAGCGGAGGGATATGGGCCCCTGGGGCTCGACGGCGAGGGGTGGGTTCGCCGCTTCCTGGGATGGAGAGCGCCTGACGCTGATGTGGCGAGCTTGCGGACGGTCATGTTCACCGGCCTTCAGGTCGTTGAGCCCTCGGTCCTCGGGCTCATTCCTCCAGGGTTCGTCTCGACCACCGAGACCCTCTACCCGGGTCTCCTTAAGGCGGGAGAGCCGGTCTTCGGAGTGATCCATGAGGGCTACTGGGCGGATATCGGCACGCCGGCCCGCTACGTAGAGGCCCACTGCGATATTCTGCGGGGCAAAGTCGGCCCGCCGCCTAAAAGCCGCTGGCGGCCTCCCACTGATGTGACCGTGAACCTTCTCGAGCCTATCTGGGTGGCCGAGGACGTTGTTGTCGAGTCCCGTTGCGTTCTCGGCCCCAATGCCGTTGTGGGCCCAGGCAGTTGGCTAGGCCCCGGCGTCGTGGTGGAGAGGAGCGTGATCATGGCCGGCGTCGTCGTGGGTCCCAAGGCCATACTGGAAGGCTGCATTGTCGCCCCCCAGGTCCGGATTCCCGCAGGGGGGATATTCATAGACCGCCTCATCACCCTCGGTGACGGCGACGAGCCCGAGGTGACCCCCATCGGCCCCGGAGGGGAGGCGGCGTGA
- a CDS encoding MBL fold metallo-hydrolase, which produces MPIAVTCFTVSQLAENTYLVGCEETKDAVFIDPGDEPDRLLKAAEESGFTVTKIVNTHGHFDHVGAVMAVKDALEIPFHLHRDDEPLLERLLQVGPMFGIGDGRIPVVDHYLEEGDTVEVGNLTAEVLFTPGHSPGHVSLYFAEEGCIFSGDVLFAGSIGRTDLPGASIATLMRSIEQVLLPLPPETVIYPGHGPATTIGQEKEQNPFLTGGMPFLL; this is translated from the coding sequence ATGCCCATCGCCGTAACCTGCTTCACCGTGAGCCAATTGGCAGAGAACACCTACCTCGTGGGCTGTGAGGAGACCAAAGATGCCGTCTTCATAGACCCAGGCGACGAGCCAGACCGCCTCCTTAAGGCCGCTGAGGAGAGCGGCTTTACAGTGACAAAGATCGTCAACACGCACGGCCACTTCGATCACGTCGGGGCGGTCATGGCGGTCAAAGACGCCTTAGAGATACCCTTCCACCTTCATAGGGACGACGAGCCGTTGCTTGAGAGGCTCCTCCAGGTCGGCCCAATGTTCGGCATCGGGGACGGCCGTATTCCGGTCGTAGACCACTATCTGGAGGAGGGCGATACGGTCGAGGTCGGCAACCTCACCGCCGAGGTGCTCTTTACCCCGGGCCACTCCCCGGGCCACGTATCGCTCTACTTCGCCGAAGAGGGATGCATCTTTTCTGGTGATGTGCTCTTCGCCGGCTCCATAGGGCGAACCGACCTCCCGGGGGCCTCCATCGCGACCCTGATGCGCTCCATCGAACAGGTGCTCCTACCCCTGCCGCCGGAGACGGTCATCTACCCCGGCCACGGACCGGCCACCACCATCGGCCAAGAGAAAGAGCAAAACCCATTTCTCACCGGCGGGATGCCCTTTTTGCTTTAA
- a CDS encoding glutaredoxin family protein, whose amino-acid sequence MPQEVKLYTTPTCVPCKAVKRFFDERGVDFTEIDVAADRVAMQELVRISGNITVPVVTIDGDVVVGFDKARMEELLLGEDA is encoded by the coding sequence ATGCCCCAAGAGGTCAAGCTTTACACGACACCCACCTGCGTTCCATGTAAGGCGGTCAAGCGGTTTTTCGACGAGCGGGGAGTCGATTTCACGGAGATCGACGTCGCCGCCGACCGGGTGGCCATGCAAGAGCTCGTCCGTATCAGCGGCAACATCACCGTCCCGGTGGTCACCATCGACGGCGATGTGGTGGTCGGCTTCGATAAGGCGCGGATGGAGGAGCTTTTATTGGGGGAGGACGCATGA
- a CDS encoding phosphotransferase — translation MSSLEALRTPISSQLALIERRPVEAFDLESLPGDASDRDYVRVRYRIGGAPRSYIIMVMAEPFDPATHPFLDVASHLESSGVPVPAIIGANPALGLLVLEDVGDETLEAFVERRGLEAALPLYDEALDLLVQMQVSATEGSPERCVALRRAFDVERYVWELEFFVEYMIEGLRERAIEPDHRSALQEEFTRLSRFCVEQPQVFAHRDYHSRNLMVQDGRLRVLDFQDARLGCRAYDLSSLLRDSYVTLPEEVFEGLFASYLARWAEASGRPEDPEAFRVLFDHMALQRNLKAVGTFASQWRLYGRDYRRYIAPTLAYVRANLAKYDDLARLRGLLSEYLEEVA, via the coding sequence GTGAGTTCCCTGGAAGCCCTCCGAACCCCCATTTCCTCCCAGCTTGCGCTGATCGAGCGCCGGCCCGTGGAGGCCTTCGACCTGGAGAGTCTTCCGGGCGACGCTTCAGACCGCGACTACGTTCGGGTCCGCTACCGTATCGGGGGGGCGCCGAGAAGCTACATCATCATGGTCATGGCCGAGCCGTTTGACCCGGCCACTCACCCCTTCCTCGATGTGGCCTCGCACCTGGAGTCGAGCGGCGTTCCGGTTCCCGCCATCATTGGCGCAAACCCGGCTTTGGGGCTCTTGGTTTTGGAAGATGTCGGAGATGAGACGCTGGAGGCCTTCGTAGAGCGTCGGGGCCTTGAGGCGGCTCTCCCTCTCTACGACGAGGCCCTGGACCTGCTGGTGCAGATGCAGGTCTCGGCGACCGAGGGCTCTCCGGAGCGATGCGTTGCGCTACGGAGGGCCTTCGATGTGGAGCGCTACGTTTGGGAGCTGGAGTTCTTCGTCGAGTACATGATCGAGGGGCTTCGGGAGAGGGCCATCGAGCCAGACCACCGCAGTGCCCTACAAGAGGAGTTCACCCGCTTGAGCCGCTTCTGCGTGGAGCAGCCCCAGGTCTTCGCCCACCGCGACTACCACAGCCGGAACCTCATGGTGCAAGACGGTAGGTTGCGCGTGCTCGACTTCCAGGACGCTCGCCTGGGCTGTAGGGCCTATGATTTATCAAGCCTCCTTCGGGACTCCTACGTTACACTGCCCGAGGAGGTGTTCGAGGGGCTCTTCGCCTCCTACCTGGCCAGGTGGGCCGAGGCCTCGGGCCGGCCCGAAGACCCGGAGGCCTTCCGGGTGCTCTTCGATCACATGGCGCTCCAGCGCAACCTCAAGGCCGTGGGGACCTTCGCCTCCCAGTGGCGCCTATACGGGCGTGACTACCGACGCTACATCGCCCCGACGCTCGCCTACGTTCGGGCCAACCTGGCCAAGTACGACGACCTCGCCCGGCTCCGTGGCCTGTTGAGCGAGTATCTGGAAGAGGTTGCGTAG
- a CDS encoding LON peptidase substrate-binding domain-containing protein, which yields MTDIPPELRADTPLEEEDRSALQQLPVFPLPNVVLFPQQILPLYIFEQRYRQMVNDAIVGDRLLAVSLLKPGWEAEDSEPEPTEICGVGQITRVARLVGGNMNLLLHGLARVRIERTVQTTPYRIAEVSVLTEPVDETGETRRLAEGARGTFRRVQSMRPDADREATQQVLKLLASPIDIFNYLCAHSDFAIEYKQELLEMDDIDERLRRLTVILSRDLAILN from the coding sequence ATGACCGACATTCCCCCGGAGCTTAGAGCCGACACCCCCCTGGAAGAGGAAGACCGCTCAGCGCTCCAGCAGCTGCCCGTCTTTCCTCTGCCCAACGTCGTATTATTTCCCCAGCAGATTCTACCGCTCTACATTTTCGAACAACGTTATCGTCAGATGGTGAACGACGCCATCGTAGGCGACCGGCTCTTGGCGGTGTCGCTCCTCAAGCCCGGCTGGGAGGCCGAAGATTCCGAGCCGGAGCCCACCGAGATCTGTGGGGTCGGCCAGATCACGCGAGTGGCCCGCCTCGTGGGGGGCAATATGAACCTTCTTCTTCACGGCTTGGCCCGAGTTAGAATCGAGCGAACCGTCCAAACCACTCCCTACCGGATTGCAGAGGTGTCCGTGCTCACCGAGCCCGTGGACGAGACGGGCGAGACCCGTCGGCTGGCTGAGGGTGCCCGAGGAACCTTCAGGCGCGTCCAGTCCATGAGGCCGGACGCGGACCGCGAGGCCACCCAACAGGTCCTCAAGCTTCTCGCCAGTCCCATCGATATCTTCAACTACCTCTGCGCCCACTCCGACTTCGCCATCGAGTACAAGCAAGAGCTCCTCGAGATGGACGACATCGATGAGCGCCTCCGACGCTTGACGGTCATCCTGAGCCGGGATCTGGCCATCCTCAACTGA
- a CDS encoding sugar phosphate isomerase/epimerase gives MRPIACSTHLFVYDVLGREHLALVSQAGYQAVELWAMRPHWDYGDADQVARIAEDCGRLGLTISSIHGPFYRHVDDAKQGRWLTLYHEEPAVRAQALSELLQVVEAAAQLGAPIVVVHWEEWGRGGEELMTLVDAAGEGGVRLALENSHLRPEASVETLVGVLERFGAEAPVGLCFDTGHAHVAEADVVSALRAAAPHLLTLHVHDNDGSDDTHHVPYRGTIDWAAFARAVEELELAACPFTLELRRRGPYMDDLKSALLTVERMFRGLG, from the coding sequence GTGAGGCCCATCGCCTGCTCCACCCATCTCTTCGTCTACGATGTTCTGGGGCGCGAGCACCTGGCTCTGGTCAGCCAGGCGGGCTACCAGGCTGTGGAGCTCTGGGCCATGCGGCCCCATTGGGACTACGGGGATGCCGACCAGGTGGCTAGGATCGCTGAGGATTGCGGCCGCCTGGGGCTAACCATCTCTTCCATCCACGGGCCCTTCTACCGTCACGTCGACGACGCCAAGCAGGGCCGCTGGCTCACGCTCTACCACGAGGAGCCCGCCGTTAGGGCCCAGGCCCTTTCGGAACTCCTCCAGGTGGTTGAAGCGGCCGCTCAGCTCGGCGCCCCCATCGTAGTCGTCCACTGGGAGGAGTGGGGCAGAGGCGGGGAGGAATTGATGACGCTGGTCGATGCGGCGGGCGAGGGGGGTGTGAGGCTTGCCCTGGAAAACTCCCACCTCCGGCCTGAGGCTTCTGTGGAGACCCTCGTGGGGGTGCTAGAGCGGTTCGGGGCAGAGGCCCCGGTGGGGCTTTGCTTCGATACGGGCCACGCCCACGTGGCCGAGGCCGACGTCGTATCGGCCCTCCGGGCGGCCGCGCCTCATCTGCTGACCCTCCACGTCCACGACAACGACGGCTCCGACGATACCCACCACGTACCCTACCGGGGGACTATTGACTGGGCGGCCTTCGCCCGTGCCGTCGAGGAATTGGAACTCGCCGCATGCCCGTTCACCCTGGAGCTTCGTCGCCGCGGGCCCTACATGGACGACCTGAAATCCGCCCTTCTAACCGTGGAGCGGATGTTCCGGGGGCTTGGGTGA